The Terriglobus roseus sequence CCAGCAAGCCTTCTTCGCCGTCGGGTTCGGGATCGGTCCCGTTTAAAACGCACTCTGAGAAGTACTTCAACTCGCCGCCGAACTGGTCGGTCTTGTTGAAGCTTTCGGTACTCTCGTCCTTGTCGATCTTGACGGTGTGTTTCATACCGCCGGGCATACCGTAGGCCGGAGAACTGTACAGGCTTCCGAGTTCCCCCACAATGCGGAAGTCGTCAAGGTCTTGTCCGTTGTAACTGAGGACGAACGCAGCCACACGATTCGACTCAAACTTCATCGTCATTGCGACCGTGTCATCGAAGTTGAACTTCTCGTCAGTCTTCACGCCGGTTGCGAATACCTCCATCGGCTCAGAGCCGAAGAGCGTACGCACCATATTGATCGGGTACGGCCCCATGTCTGGAACGGGCCCTGCCCAAAAGCCATTCTTCGCGCGGTGATTTTCGCGGCTTACCGGTTGCGAGAAGCTGGAGTTGAAATAGCGAATGGGGCCAAACTCGCCAGAGCGCACACGCTCCAAAGCCTTTAGAGTTCCAGGCTCAAAGTGCAGGCGATACGCGATCATCAGCTTCGCACCCGTCTTCTGCGAGGCGGCAATGATGCGCTGACACTCCTCGACACTGATAGCCATCGGCTTTTCGAGCAACAGGTGCAGGCCTGCTTCGAGCGTCTTCACGGCAAGCTCAACATGATCAAAGTTTGGAGTCGCGAGATAAACCGCATCTGCTACATCAGAGCGGAGGAAGACGTCGTACTCCTCGTAGCTGTAGCCGTGCTCGATGGTTGGATACTTCTCCGCGAGCTTTTCTGTCTTGTACTCGTGCCCCGTGACGATGGTGGTCACGACAGAATTGTCTGTGTGTTCCACGCCCGGCAGCAGCGCCGTCTGTGATATCCATCCTGCGCCGACGACGGCATACCGAACCTTGCCGCCCTCCACCTTTTTCGCTGTCGCCATGTCCGTTGACTCCCTACGAACACGTGGGACGGCGAGCCATGTAGGCAGGATGCCCAGGCGGCGCGAAGCTGCGTGCGCTGCGATAAAGCTCTACGGCTGTTGTTCCACGGGATCAATCGGCCTGGTTGTCAGCTTCCCGTGCGGATCATCGACAACGCCCCATCCGGGGAGTTCCAGATCGCCGGTAATGAGGCGCGAGCCCTCCGTGAAGAAGAGGTAAGTCCAGGCCCAGTTGCGAAAAACACTGAAACGATTGCGGAAACCGATGAGGAAGAAGATATGCACCACGAGCCACGTGATCCACGCAGGGAAGCCACTCAGGTGTCCCTTGAAGGGCCACTTGACATTGGCAACAGCAGCACTGCGACCGATGGTAGCCATGTCGCCCTTGTCCCAGTAGACAAACGGTTTCTTCATCCGCTGTCCCTTGATCTCCAGCGCGATCGTCTTGCCTGCGTATTCGCCCATCTGCATCGCCGGCTGAGCAACGCCGGGGACGGGCTTACCTTCGCTCATGGCATGAGCGAGATCGCCACAAACAAAGATCTCCGGATGTCCCGACGGATGCAGGTTCTCATCCACTACGACCGCGCCACGCTTGTCCACTTCGACGCCCAGCAGTTTACCCAGCGGTGACGCCTGAACACCTGCGGCCCATAGCGTCACGACCGAATCAATGCGCTCCTTGCCATCAACGACCACAAAGCCAGGCTGCACATCGGTGACACGTGTGTTTGTGCGCACCTGCACACCAAGTTCACTCAGTTGTTTTAGAGCACTCTTCTGCAGATCCTCAGGATATGCCGTCAGGATCGCAGGCGAACCCTCGACGATCAGCACCTTGGCCGTCGCAGGATCGATGTGTTTGAAGTCGCGGCGGATGTATAGCTTTGCAATATCCGAAATGGCTCCGGCGAGCTCCACGCCTGTCGGTCCCCCACCAATTACGATGAAATTGAGCGCTGGATGACGGCCCGTCTCCTGCATCTCGCCCTCGGCTAACTCAAAGGCGAGCAGTACGCGTCTGCGAATTTCCACTGCGTCTTCGATTGTCTTCAGACCTGGCGCCAGCGGCGCCCAGTCATCACGTCCAAAGTAAGAATGTGTGGATCCAGTCGCGAGTATCAGGTAGTCATACTCCAGAACGGTGCCGCTCTTCAACGTGGCACGTCGCGCAGCCGCATCGAAGCCCACCACTTCATCCATCAGCACCTGTGTATTGGGCGATCGCAGAATGGCGCGGATTGGCTGGGCGATCTCGTTCGGAGAGAGCACGGCGAGTGCCACCTGGTATAGCAGCGGCTGAAAGGTGTGGTGATTACGACGGTCCACCAAGGTGACATTCACATCGACGTCGGCAAGCGCCTCCGCTGCCTTTAACCCTGCAAAACCACCGCCCACAATCAAGACCCGCTTGCGTATTCCACCCGTCACGCCACTCGACATCTGTACTCCTCATCTCGCATCTGCTTCTTTCGATGCGCAGGAAGCCTTCGCCGTCGCGTGACCGCTCTCACTGAACCTTCGCGAACGACGATCCTACGGGGTTTTCTGCAATGCAAGCGTGACCATTCCGTGCGTGCCAACGGCCGCCGTGATCTTCGTAGTAGCAGGAGTGTTCGCATATTGCATTTGGAGTTACTGTGAGCAATCCGTCATCGCCACTCACGCGAGGATGCGCATCAGTGGCACTGCAACTGCGTCGATTGCACCGTCCTCGTCTTCTCTATCGGTACACGAGGACGACGCGTCACAACCTAACTTTCAAACGGGCGGAGTTGAGCCTCGGTAGGCGCGGGCGTCATGAGGCTGACCAACAGAAGCGCGACAACAGATACCAGAAGCGCCGGCAGAATCGCATCACGTTGTGCAACCATCGGCGGCAGCAGGCGCTTGATGAAATCCGAATCCCAGCCAATCGTCACGACGGTTCCCAGCGCAATGGAAGCCACCGCACCGGCACCGGTAGCACGCTTCCAGAAAAAGGCCGCAAGGATCACCGGCGTGAGCGCCGCAGCGTAGATCGTGTAGGCGTACAGGCTCTTCGCCAGCACACTCTCGGTGCCTAGCGACTGCCACAAGGACCACAACCCCAGCAGCACCACCATGCCACGCGAGACCAGCAACACGGCACGATCGCCCGCCTGGGGTGCGATATATCGAACGAAGACATCGTTCACGAGATTCGTCGCCGGACTGAAGAGGTAGTTGTTCGCCGTCGAGATGATCTTGGCGAAGATCGCACCCATCATCAACGCGCCCAGCAGTTGTAGGGCACCACTGCCGTGCAGCCCGTTCATCGCGGCGTAGGCAAGGATTTCGCGCGGATGCTGGCTGACTTCGCCTGTTGGGAAGAGTGCGGATCCGGTGACGGCCAATGCCGCGATTGCCGTTTCAAGAATCACCGTTCCAATGATCCAACCCACCACCGCTCGACTCGCGTCACGCTGGCTCTTCGCACTGAAGAACTTCTGATACATCGATTGATTGCCCAGCATCAGCAGGCACGTTGGCAGAAACAGTTCCGCGGCCTGCACGCCGCTGACATCACCGAAGACCTGGAAGTGCGTCGCCGGCAACGCAGCATGCACAGCGCCCCAGCCGCCTACCAGGTGGATCAGGATCGGGAGCGCAACCAGCATGGTCACCGTCGCAAGTGAACCGATGACAACATCCATGTAAGCAACCGACCCCATACCCGCAATGGCGGTGAAGACGATCACGAAACCAGCAATGATGTAACGACCGGCAATGTTCGAGATGCTGCCCGGAAAGATCAGGTGGAGGATATCCCCGCCACCGATCAACTGGTAGCTGGTGATGGCCGTATAAGCGAACAGCACAGCGATCACGCCCAGGACGCGTGCGGTCTGGTTGTAACGAGCTTCCAGCAGGTCCGGAATGGTGAACTGGGCAAACTTTCGTGCCCGCGGGGCGATGAAGTAGATCAGCAGCAGGCCGGCCCATCCGCCGCCACCCTGCCACAAAGCGGCAAAGCCGTGTTTGTATGCGTTCTCCGCACCGCCCAGCAGCGACCCGGAACCAATCCAACTGGAAAGCAGCGTGAAGACCAGCACCGCCGCCGGCAGGGTACGGCCCGCAACCAGGTAATCCGCTTTTGTCTTTGTCGCCCGCAGCCGGGAAAGCGATACCGCCAGCAGCGTGACCACAATGATGCCAACCACAATTCCGTAGAGACTCATGTCCGAATTGAGTCTACTCGTTGGGGTGCATCGCCCGAATCCGGACTCACGTTCTCTACGATTCGTACAGGAGCCGCATCCAACCCAGCATGCCAGAAGCAGCCGCAATTAACGCCCCGGTTCGCATTGACGGTCGCGCCAAGGTCAACGGCGAGGGCCTCTACACCGGTGACATCAACAGCTTCGACCGCTACCTGCATCCGGGCGAGGCTCCGAAGTCCTTGCTGCATGCCGTGGTGGTGCCGGCAGCCATCGCCTTTGGCCGCGTTCTCCATCTGGACACGGACACCGCGCAGAGGCTACCGGGCGTTCGCTTGGTGATGACCCCTGTCAATGCACCGAAGCTGAAAAAAATCCGCTCGCTGTTGATGAGTGAGCAGTCGAACTATCTGCCGCTGCAGGATGACCGTGTGCGCTATCACGGCCAGCCCATCGCGCTGGTCGTTGCCGAGACACCCGAGATCGCGCGAGAAGGTGCTTCGCTTGTGAAAGCGACCTACTCGCCGCAGCCTGCTTTGCTGGACTTTGAGCGGAACCTCGACAAAGCAGAACCTGCGAAAAAGGTCGGCGCAGGAGCAAAGGCCGAGGTGAAGCGCGGGGATGCAGAGGCAGTGTTTGCCGTGGCTCCGATTCAGATCGATTCGCACTTCGAGTTGCAACCGGCACATCACAATGCGATGGAACCCGGCGCAACCGTCGCCCACTGGCATGCGCAGGACGGTCTCGCGAATCGCGTCACAGTCGTGTCGACAACGCAGTTTGTCTATGGCGACGCCGTCGCGATCGGCGAAGCCTTCAGCCTTGGCGTGAAGGACAAGCTGCCGCGCATCGTCGCGCAGGTGCTGGTCGGCAAAGAGTTCGACAGCGCCGTGCGGGTTATCGCGCCACTCATTGGCGGCGGGTTCGGATCGAAGGGCGGAGCGAACCAGACCATGCTGTCCACCATGGCCGCAAAGCTACTCGGACACCCCGTGAAGCTGGTACTCACGCGGCAGGATACCTTCAGCCAGATGCCATACCGCGGCGGTCTGGACGTGCGTCTTCGCCTGGGCGCAACGCCCGACGGCAAGCTAACCGCAATGGTGCAGGAGAGCCTGCTGCAGTCGTCCGAGACCGCAAGTTTCCTTGAGCCGACAAGCGAGGTCACGCAACACCTGTACGCCGTTCCCAACTTCCACGCAACGCATAAGGCCCTGCGGCTCAACACCAACTCACCCGGATGGATGCGTGCCCCTGGCGTCACGCCGGGCCAGTTTGTGCTGGAGACGGCGATGGACGAACTGGCAGAAAAACTGGGGATCGATCCGATCGATCTGCGCCTGCGTAACTATGCCGAGGTCGATCCGGAAGGCGGCAGGGAATGGTCCAGCAAGTCACTGCGCGAGTGTTACGCCACAGGCGCGGAGCACTTCGGTTGGCATCGCCGCACCGCACGCAGTGCCGAGCGCGAAGGCGCAGAGCTCATCGGTTACGGCATGGCTACCGCGGCCTATCCTACGAATCACTTCCCTGCGACGGCACGGTTGGTCCTGCAGGCCGATGGCTCCGTCATCGCCCAGAGCGCAACGCAGGAGATCGGCCAGGGCGCCATCACCTCCCTGTCGCAAGTAGTAGCAACGGAGTTGAGTCTTCCGCTTGACCGCGTACGTTTTGACATCGGCGATACCACGCTGCCTTTCGGCGCGTTCTCCGCAGGGTCCTCCACATCCCTGTCGGTTGGATCTGCGATCCGTGTTGCAGCAAAGATGCTGACGGAGAAACTCGCACGTATCGCGCGCGTTGATAAGGAAAGCCCGCTCTACCTCTGCGGCCTGAAGGACATCGTCTTCCGGGGCGGCATCCTTTCGCACCGTATCGAGTCCGCCCGGCGTGATCCTGCAACAGCCGTACTCGCGCGAGCGAAGCTGACAACGCTCGAGGTGAAAGGCATAGCGGGCCGCACCTTCGGCAAAAGTGACTACGCGCGGATGGCCTTCGGTGCACAGTTCGCGCGGGTCGCGGTGAATGAGTTCACGGGCAGCGTGCGTGTCACGCACATGACCGGAGCCTTCGCAGGTGGCCGCATCCTGAATGCGCGCACCGCACGTTCGCAGTTACTCGGTGGCATGGTTTGGGGGGTGGGTCACGCACTGATGGAAGAGAGTCTGCGCGACATCCACGTTGGCGCCTGGGTCAATGCAAATCTGGCGGAAGCGCATGTTCCTACCAATGCAGATGCACCCGATATTGAAGTGATCCTGGTACCCGAGGATGACACTCGCGGCAGCGAACTTGGCGCCAAGGGTCTGGGAGAGATCGGCATCACCGGTGTCGCCGCAGCCATTGCGAACGCTATTCACAACGCCACCGGAAGACGCTTACGAAACCTGCCCATCACGCCCGATCAGGTATTGGGCCTGTAACGAAAGGCGGGTGCCCGTACTTTCGCTGCTGAATCGCAAGAGAGTAGGGCACCCGAAACCTTGGAACAGTAAGTCTACGAAGCTTTCCTGGCAGTATTGATGTCTACCTTGTCCACCGCGGAAGATGGCGGCAGCGGACACTCACCGCTCACCAGCTTCTTCTCCGCAACCGCATGCTCGATCTCTGAATTGACCTCGCCACCCAGCAGAATCATCGCGCCGGTGAGGTAGAACCACAGCAAGAGGATAATCACCGCACCAAGCGATCCGTACGTCACCGAGTAGCTATTGAAGTAATGCAGGTAGACACGCAGCCCTACGGAACCAGCGATCCACCCCAGCAGACCGATGCAGCCGCCTGGCGTAAACCAGCGCCACTTGCGGTTCTGCACGTCCGGGCAGAAGTAATACATCACCTCGAAGGACAGCACCATCAACAGGCATGCAACCGCCCAGTAAATGATGCGGAAGATGATGGACA is a genomic window containing:
- a CDS encoding sodium:solute symporter family protein; the encoded protein is MSLYGIVVGIIVVTLLAVSLSRLRATKTKADYLVAGRTLPAAVLVFTLLSSWIGSGSLLGGAENAYKHGFAALWQGGGGWAGLLLIYFIAPRARKFAQFTIPDLLEARYNQTARVLGVIAVLFAYTAITSYQLIGGGDILHLIFPGSISNIAGRYIIAGFVIVFTAIAGMGSVAYMDVVIGSLATVTMLVALPILIHLVGGWGAVHAALPATHFQVFGDVSGVQAAELFLPTCLLMLGNQSMYQKFFSAKSQRDASRAVVGWIIGTVILETAIAALAVTGSALFPTGEVSQHPREILAYAAMNGLHGSGALQLLGALMMGAIFAKIISTANNYLFSPATNLVNDVFVRYIAPQAGDRAVLLVSRGMVVLLGLWSLWQSLGTESVLAKSLYAYTIYAAALTPVILAAFFWKRATGAGAVASIALGTVVTIGWDSDFIKRLLPPMVAQRDAILPALLVSVVALLLVSLMTPAPTEAQLRPFES
- a CDS encoding xanthine dehydrogenase family protein molybdopterin-binding subunit; the encoded protein is MPEAAAINAPVRIDGRAKVNGEGLYTGDINSFDRYLHPGEAPKSLLHAVVVPAAIAFGRVLHLDTDTAQRLPGVRLVMTPVNAPKLKKIRSLLMSEQSNYLPLQDDRVRYHGQPIALVVAETPEIAREGASLVKATYSPQPALLDFERNLDKAEPAKKVGAGAKAEVKRGDAEAVFAVAPIQIDSHFELQPAHHNAMEPGATVAHWHAQDGLANRVTVVSTTQFVYGDAVAIGEAFSLGVKDKLPRIVAQVLVGKEFDSAVRVIAPLIGGGFGSKGGANQTMLSTMAAKLLGHPVKLVLTRQDTFSQMPYRGGLDVRLRLGATPDGKLTAMVQESLLQSSETASFLEPTSEVTQHLYAVPNFHATHKALRLNTNSPGWMRAPGVTPGQFVLETAMDELAEKLGIDPIDLRLRNYAEVDPEGGREWSSKSLRECYATGAEHFGWHRRTARSAEREGAELIGYGMATAAYPTNHFPATARLVLQADGSVIAQSATQEIGQGAITSLSQVVATELSLPLDRVRFDIGDTTLPFGAFSAGSSTSLSVGSAIRVAAKMLTEKLARIARVDKESPLYLCGLKDIVFRGGILSHRIESARRDPATAVLARAKLTTLEVKGIAGRTFGKSDYARMAFGAQFARVAVNEFTGSVRVTHMTGAFAGGRILNARTARSQLLGGMVWGVGHALMEESLRDIHVGAWVNANLAEAHVPTNADAPDIEVILVPEDDTRGSELGAKGLGEIGITGVAAAIANAIHNATGRRLRNLPITPDQVLGL
- a CDS encoding Gfo/Idh/MocA family protein — its product is MATAKKVEGGKVRYAVVGAGWISQTALLPGVEHTDNSVVTTIVTGHEYKTEKLAEKYPTIEHGYSYEEYDVFLRSDVADAVYLATPNFDHVELAVKTLEAGLHLLLEKPMAISVEECQRIIAASQKTGAKLMIAYRLHFEPGTLKALERVRSGEFGPIRYFNSSFSQPVSRENHRAKNGFWAGPVPDMGPYPINMVRTLFGSEPMEVFATGVKTDEKFNFDDTVAMTMKFESNRVAAFVLSYNGQDLDDFRIVGELGSLYSSPAYGMPGGMKHTVKIDKDESTESFNKTDQFGGELKYFSECVLNGTDPEPDGEEGLLDVRILVAAEQSLKTGMPVKLQPYTRSRRAVSDQVQKLSPVKLPELIGAHKPSDGQ
- a CDS encoding NAD(P)/FAD-dependent oxidoreductase, which translates into the protein MSSGVTGGIRKRVLIVGGGFAGLKAAEALADVDVNVTLVDRRNHHTFQPLLYQVALAVLSPNEIAQPIRAILRSPNTQVLMDEVVGFDAAARRATLKSGTVLEYDYLILATGSTHSYFGRDDWAPLAPGLKTIEDAVEIRRRVLLAFELAEGEMQETGRHPALNFIVIGGGPTGVELAGAISDIAKLYIRRDFKHIDPATAKVLIVEGSPAILTAYPEDLQKSALKQLSELGVQVRTNTRVTDVQPGFVVVDGKERIDSVVTLWAAGVQASPLGKLLGVEVDKRGAVVVDENLHPSGHPEIFVCGDLAHAMSEGKPVPGVAQPAMQMGEYAGKTIALEIKGQRMKKPFVYWDKGDMATIGRSAAVANVKWPFKGHLSGFPAWITWLVVHIFFLIGFRNRFSVFRNWAWTYLFFTEGSRLITGDLELPGWGVVDDPHGKLTTRPIDPVEQQP